From a single Pyruvatibacter sp. genomic region:
- a CDS encoding Maf family protein, giving the protein MTSLPQNIILASGSAVRATLMRGAHIPFKQVPADLDESVLKQKLENDPASQTEHGAGPAIAVALAKAKAEQVSAANPQALVIGADQVMTLGTACYDKPKDMVEARARLQQFRGHPHVLHAGVALAVAGKTIWHHYQPSHLTMRTFSDAFLDAYLAQAGEAVLASVGAYQLEGIGAQLFDKIDGDYFSILGLPMLPLMDELRRHGAIAT; this is encoded by the coding sequence ATGACGTCACTACCGCAAAACATCATTCTTGCTTCCGGCTCAGCCGTGCGCGCCACCTTGATGCGCGGCGCACACATTCCCTTTAAACAGGTGCCCGCAGACCTCGATGAAAGTGTGCTGAAACAAAAACTGGAAAATGATCCCGCAAGCCAAACGGAGCATGGCGCAGGCCCCGCCATAGCCGTGGCGCTTGCAAAGGCCAAGGCCGAACAGGTATCGGCTGCCAACCCGCAGGCCCTGGTGATTGGTGCAGATCAGGTCATGACCCTGGGAACCGCGTGTTACGACAAACCAAAAGACATGGTCGAAGCCCGCGCCCGCCTTCAGCAGTTTCGTGGACACCCGCATGTGCTGCACGCAGGCGTAGCGCTCGCGGTGGCTGGCAAAACGATCTGGCATCACTACCAGCCGTCGCATCTCACCATGCGCACTTTCTCCGACGCGTTTCTGGATGCGTATCTCGCACAGGCTGGCGAGGCGGTTCTTGCAAGCGTTGGTGCGTATCAACTTGAAGGCATCGGTGCGCAACTGTTTGACAAAATCGACGGTGACTATTTTTCAATTCTGGGTCTGCCGATGTTGCCGCTGATGGATGAGCTGCGCCGCCATGGGGCCATCGCAACGTGA
- a CDS encoding PAS domain-containing protein — MSGLLSARHADGPAQASPLCGFIETGDLSQRGAAFLAYWMRARGSASMPSPDDIDPSAFVSLLPYMRYLRWEGSDRVVYRVWGTMLAEWMKTDLTGDNVFDLLPEKERSVEQERMRLLHSMPCGFVQHREVTDTRGLVHVFEFLTLPVSAGADGALRMIGTGTMCDEQAADRFELDAGPRTVIKRIGYLDLGFGLPVSADKRLTTE; from the coding sequence ATGAGTGGCTTGTTGTCGGCCCGCCATGCCGACGGCCCTGCACAGGCAAGTCCGCTTTGCGGCTTTATCGAAACGGGTGACCTGTCGCAGCGCGGTGCTGCGTTTTTGGCCTACTGGATGAGGGCGCGAGGCTCCGCGTCGATGCCGTCTCCCGATGACATTGATCCGTCCGCGTTTGTTTCACTTCTGCCTTACATGCGATATCTGCGATGGGAGGGGTCTGACCGTGTGGTGTACCGGGTATGGGGCACAATGCTGGCGGAGTGGATGAAAACCGATCTTACCGGAGACAACGTTTTTGATCTGCTTCCTGAGAAGGAGCGCTCTGTTGAGCAGGAGCGGATGCGTTTGCTGCATTCGATGCCGTGTGGATTTGTGCAACATCGTGAGGTTACCGACACGCGCGGGCTGGTGCATGTGTTCGAGTTTCTGACATTGCCGGTGTCGGCTGGTGCGGATGGCGCGCTGCGGATGATCGGCACCGGCACCATGTGCGATGAACAGGCTGCTGACCGCTTTGAGCTGGATGCCGGGCCGCGCACAGTCATCAAGCGTATCGGCTATCTTGACTTGGGGTTTGGCCTGCCTGTGTCTGCGGATAAGCGGCTGACTACGGAATAA
- the hemE gene encoding uroporphyrinogen decarboxylase: protein MSALQSDQTASRPDGRLLKALKGECLSPPPIWLMRQAGRYLPEYRELRAKAGGFLDLCYAPQMAAEVTLQPIRRYGFDAAILFADILLIPQALGQKLWFETGEGPRLDPLEGGAAIAALDIGNVEAHLAPVFETVDRLRTALPGETDLIGFAGSPWTVATYMIAGRGTPDQAPARLFAYRDPVAFQALMDVLVEATAIYLAAQVKAGADVLQLFDTWAGVLPEAEFARWSIAPTKALVARLRALGVRVPIIGFPKGAGALLPRYVAETGVDAVGLDPSTPLSWAVPHVADKTVCQGNLDPLLLVAGGDGMVRAVDAILEAFDGRPFVFNLGHGIVPQTPPEHVGQLVKRVRGE from the coding sequence GTGTCTGCACTTCAATCCGATCAAACAGCGTCCCGGCCAGACGGCAGGCTTCTTAAGGCTCTCAAGGGAGAGTGTTTGTCACCTCCTCCCATATGGCTGATGCGGCAGGCCGGACGTTATCTGCCTGAGTATCGTGAGCTTCGTGCCAAAGCGGGCGGGTTTTTGGATTTGTGCTACGCGCCGCAGATGGCAGCGGAAGTCACACTTCAGCCAATCAGACGATATGGCTTTGATGCGGCGATCCTGTTTGCTGACATATTGCTGATCCCGCAGGCACTTGGGCAAAAGCTCTGGTTTGAAACCGGCGAGGGACCACGGCTTGATCCGCTGGAGGGTGGTGCTGCCATTGCGGCGCTGGATATCGGCAATGTTGAAGCTCATCTCGCACCGGTTTTTGAAACCGTGGACCGCCTGCGGACCGCATTGCCGGGCGAAACGGATTTGATCGGCTTTGCCGGTTCGCCGTGGACGGTGGCGACCTACATGATTGCCGGGCGCGGCACACCGGATCAGGCACCGGCCAGATTGTTTGCGTATCGTGATCCGGTCGCCTTTCAGGCGCTGATGGATGTACTGGTCGAGGCAACAGCCATCTACCTGGCTGCTCAGGTGAAGGCCGGGGCGGATGTGTTGCAGTTGTTCGATACCTGGGCGGGGGTATTGCCGGAAGCAGAGTTTGCCCGGTGGTCGATAGCGCCTACCAAGGCGCTGGTCGCTCGTTTGAGGGCGCTGGGTGTGAGGGTGCCTATCATCGGCTTTCCCAAGGGTGCTGGGGCCTTATTGCCCCGGTATGTGGCTGAGACCGGTGTTGATGCTGTCGGCCTTGATCCGTCGACGCCGCTGTCATGGGCTGTGCCTCACGTTGCGGATAAAACTGTTTGTCAGGGCAATCTTGATCCGCTCTTGCTGGTGGCAGGGGGCGACGGGATGGTGCGTGCGGTGGATGCCATTCTTGAGGCATTTGATGGCAGGCCGTTTGTGTTCAACCTGGGCCACGGCATTGTGCCGCAAACGCCGCCGGAGCATGTCGGTCAGCTTGTAAAGCGGGTGAGGGGCGAATGA
- a CDS encoding PAS domain-containing protein, producing the protein MPKDASGWLLGSRQSGVVPGWATKAFDPHHARTAKTASSGLRQSLASAHGGIALTNVGQELIAYWHGARGDNPVPATSDISPKNFHEILPYARYMSWDGPEDLRIRVFGSALSTAFGMDLTGFNLLDLFEPETLPLEVERFRALHAQPCGSVTVRHAYFEGGSAREIELVHLPVRGHPSRILGTVMVREIPERWNGEADRTRPMDTLDFSYIDVGFGIPGAGA; encoded by the coding sequence GTGCCCAAAGACGCTTCAGGTTGGTTGCTCGGGTCACGACAAAGTGGCGTTGTTCCCGGTTGGGCGACAAAGGCCTTTGATCCGCACCATGCAAGAACGGCGAAAACGGCTTCGTCAGGGCTGCGTCAAAGTCTGGCGTCTGCTCATGGTGGTATTGCGCTCACCAATGTGGGTCAGGAGTTGATCGCTTACTGGCATGGTGCACGCGGCGACAATCCGGTTCCCGCAACGTCTGACATCAGTCCGAAAAACTTTCACGAGATTTTGCCTTATGCGCGCTACATGAGCTGGGACGGGCCGGAGGATCTGCGGATCCGCGTTTTTGGCAGTGCGTTAAGTACCGCGTTCGGGATGGATCTTACGGGGTTCAACCTGCTCGACCTTTTTGAGCCCGAAACACTGCCACTTGAGGTGGAACGATTCAGAGCACTGCACGCTCAGCCCTGCGGTAGTGTTACGGTGCGCCATGCCTATTTTGAAGGCGGCAGCGCACGTGAGATTGAACTTGTTCATCTGCCCGTTCGCGGACACCCCAGCCGTATTCTTGGCACGGTCATGGTGCGCGAGATTCCTGAGCGCTGGAACGGTGAGGCTGATCGCACGCGGCCCATGGATACACTTGACTTCAGCTATATCGATGTCGGTTTTGGTATTCCCGGGGCGGGCGCATGA
- a CDS encoding shikimate dehydrogenase yields MTDTSPSGPKKVCVIGWPVEHSRSPLIHNTWLARHHIEGEYTRLAVSPDELADTLRYLPTLGFRGANITVPHKEAAFEALTPFVDEPAARLEAVNTIYRDAHTGEMRGTNTDGAGFWTHLKQSVPGFNGKTAVVLGAGGAARAIVDVLENEAGMSVRLVNRTVARAADMVAALDLKATVYDWRHLPGALEGADLLVNTTSLGMTGEPPLEIDLAPLPATAVVYDIVYVPLETPLLAQARARGLKTVDGLGMLLWQAAPGFARWFGGEVDADDVAAARTLIEADLKKERS; encoded by the coding sequence GTGACAGACACATCTCCATCAGGCCCGAAAAAAGTCTGCGTCATCGGCTGGCCGGTCGAGCATTCCCGCTCTCCGCTGATCCATAATACCTGGCTGGCGCGCCATCACATTGAGGGTGAATACACGAGACTTGCTGTTTCACCCGACGAATTGGCAGACACGTTGCGCTACCTGCCGACACTGGGGTTCAGGGGTGCAAACATCACCGTTCCCCACAAGGAAGCAGCGTTTGAGGCGCTGACACCTTTTGTTGATGAACCTGCCGCCCGCCTTGAGGCAGTTAACACCATTTATCGTGATGCACATACCGGCGAGATGCGCGGCACCAACACGGATGGTGCAGGTTTCTGGACCCACCTCAAACAATCCGTACCCGGATTTAACGGGAAGACCGCTGTTGTGCTTGGCGCCGGTGGTGCTGCCCGCGCTATTGTTGATGTACTGGAGAATGAGGCCGGCATGTCCGTGCGCCTCGTCAATCGTACCGTTGCGCGCGCCGCCGACATGGTGGCCGCCCTTGACCTCAAGGCGACAGTCTATGACTGGCGACACCTGCCCGGTGCTCTTGAGGGGGCGGACCTGCTGGTCAACACAACGTCGCTTGGCATGACCGGCGAGCCACCTCTTGAAATCGATCTGGCGCCACTGCCTGCCACCGCTGTTGTTTATGACATTGTGTATGTGCCGCTTGAAACGCCGTTGCTGGCGCAGGCCCGCGCGCGCGGTCTCAAAACAGTGGATGGTCTTGGCATGTTGCTGTGGCAGGCAGCCCCCGGTTTTGCCAGATGGTTTGGCGGCGAGGTTGATGCCGACGACGTGGCCGCGGCCCGCACGCTGATTGAGGCGGATCTGAAAAAGGAAAGGTCGTAA
- the hemJ gene encoding protoporphyrinogen oxidase HemJ, protein MADLYLWVKAFHLIAVIFWMAGMYMLPRLFVYHYPAPTGSELSETMKAAERRLLRIIINPAMMATWLLGIWLVFILYPGLDGFAQAGWLHAKLLVVVGLSALHGMLSGWRKAFERDERPKTERFFRLINEIAPVATIFIVILVIVKPF, encoded by the coding sequence ATGGCGGATTTATACCTGTGGGTAAAAGCCTTTCATCTCATTGCCGTCATCTTCTGGATGGCGGGGATGTACATGCTGCCGCGTCTGTTTGTGTATCACTATCCAGCGCCGACTGGTTCTGAGCTGTCGGAAACGATGAAAGCCGCAGAGCGCCGCTTGTTACGCATCATCATCAATCCGGCGATGATGGCGACATGGCTGCTTGGCATCTGGCTTGTCTTTATTTTGTATCCGGGCCTTGACGGCTTTGCGCAGGCGGGCTGGTTGCACGCAAAGCTGTTGGTTGTTGTGGGTCTGAGTGCGCTGCACGGCATGTTGTCGGGTTGGCGCAAGGCATTTGAGCGCGATGAACGGCCAAAGACGGAACGGTTCTTCCGGCTGATCAATGAAATCGCCCCTGTAGCGACTATTTTCATCGTCATTCTGGTGATCGTAAAACCGTTCTGA
- a CDS encoding pyruvate, water dikinase regulatory protein — MSAADANKSFFHLHLVSDSTGETLNAVAKAAVAQFEMVHPVEHIYALVRGPRQLDRVLRQIEAAPGIVMFTMVNDKLRRELETRCRDLQVPCIAVLDPVMQVLGAYLGTERTHKPGSQHTLDADYFGRIDALNYTMAHDDGQGLESLEDADVVLVGVSRTSKTPTCMYLANRGIKAANYPLVPEIPVPDEIENLTAPLVVGLLASPERLMQIRRQRLLSLKEETQTEYVDLDRIRAEVTAARRLYARHGWPVIDVSRRSIEETAAAILNHVADRKASFSQ; from the coding sequence GTGTCAGCAGCAGACGCAAACAAGTCGTTTTTCCACCTGCACCTCGTCTCGGATTCAACCGGCGAGACCCTCAACGCTGTAGCCAAGGCGGCGGTTGCCCAGTTTGAGATGGTGCATCCCGTGGAGCATATTTATGCGCTGGTGCGCGGGCCCCGCCAGCTGGACCGGGTTCTGCGCCAGATCGAGGCGGCACCCGGCATCGTCATGTTCACAATGGTCAACGACAAGCTGCGCCGCGAGCTTGAAACGCGCTGCCGCGACCTTCAGGTCCCCTGCATTGCGGTGCTTGACCCGGTGATGCAGGTGCTGGGTGCTTATCTGGGTACCGAACGCACCCACAAGCCCGGCTCGCAGCACACGCTGGACGCGGATTATTTCGGCCGTATCGACGCGCTGAACTACACCATGGCCCATGATGACGGTCAGGGCCTTGAAAGCCTGGAGGATGCAGACGTGGTGCTGGTGGGTGTCAGCCGCACATCCAAAACACCCACCTGCATGTATCTGGCAAACCGCGGCATCAAGGCAGCCAATTATCCGCTGGTGCCGGAAATACCGGTGCCTGACGAGATTGAAAACCTGACCGCGCCGCTTGTGGTGGGGCTGTTGGCGTCACCCGAACGGCTGATGCAGATCCGCCGCCAGCGCCTGCTGTCTTTGAAGGAAGAAACCCAGACCGAATATGTGGACCTTGACCGCATCCGGGCCGAAGTAACCGCCGCCCGCAGATTGTATGCACGCCACGGCTGGCCGGTTATTGATGTCAGCCGCCGCTCCATCGAAGAAACTGCCGCGGCTATTCTCAATCATGTGGCAGACCGCAAGGCCTCTTTTTCACAATGA
- the coaE gene encoding dephospho-CoA kinase (Dephospho-CoA kinase (CoaE) performs the final step in coenzyme A biosynthesis.) — protein sequence MLLVGLTGSIGMGKSETAKMFARLGLPVYDADAAVHAIYEKGGAAVEPLRAVFPTAIVDGAVDRARLSGLVLNDKDALKKLENIVHPLVGQSQMQFLQDALASGAPMAVLDIPLLYETGGEARVDAVVVVSAPADVQRARVLERPGMTVEKFEQIVAKQVPDAEKRQRADFIVETDKGLDHAFEQVTRITEDLKSWPAKVLAKRMK from the coding sequence ATGCTTCTCGTTGGCCTCACCGGCTCCATTGGGATGGGCAAATCGGAAACCGCCAAAATGTTCGCGCGCCTTGGCCTGCCGGTCTATGACGCGGACGCCGCTGTCCATGCGATCTATGAAAAAGGGGGTGCCGCCGTTGAACCGCTGCGCGCGGTCTTTCCCACCGCCATCGTCGATGGGGCGGTTGACCGCGCCAGACTGTCCGGCCTTGTGCTCAACGACAAGGATGCGCTGAAGAAACTTGAAAACATCGTGCATCCGCTGGTTGGCCAGTCGCAGATGCAGTTTTTGCAAGACGCTCTTGCATCGGGCGCACCTATGGCAGTGCTCGACATTCCGCTGCTCTATGAAACCGGCGGTGAAGCGCGGGTGGATGCAGTGGTGGTTGTATCGGCCCCGGCGGATGTGCAACGGGCGCGCGTTCTGGAGCGCCCCGGCATGACCGTTGAAAAGTTCGAGCAGATTGTAGCCAAGCAGGTGCCCGATGCTGAAAAACGTCAGCGTGCGGACTTTATAGTGGAAACCGACAAGGGCCTCGATCACGCATTTGAACAAGTGACGCGAATCACCGAGGATTTGAAGTCCTGGCCTGCCAAAGTGCTGGCTAAACGGATGAAGTAG
- the hemH gene encoding ferrochelatase, which translates to MKRAIVLFNLGGPDAPHSVQPFLFNLFSDRAIIALPQPLRWLVAKLISTRRAPVAQEIYAHIGGKSPLLDLTQAQADALKVALDAAAPEDEFKVVIAMRYWHPFASEAAQQLKAFLPDEITLLPLYPQFSTTTTGSSALEWEKVARQAGLGDVPTKTVCCYPTQSDFVAAHAAMLAPYVGDANTRVLFSAHGLPKRVVERGDPYQWQIEQTVAATVAALGKPDLDYVTCYQSRVGPLEWIGPATEDEIERAGDEGKSLVVVPIAFVSEHSETLVELDIEYGELAHKAGVPSYKRVPALGTDASYVRALTQSVMAAGPGVAPVGGRRVCPRGFSKCPCKAA; encoded by the coding sequence ATGAAGCGGGCAATTGTACTGTTCAATCTGGGCGGGCCGGATGCGCCTCACTCCGTGCAGCCGTTTTTGTTCAATCTGTTCAGTGATCGGGCAATCATCGCTCTGCCGCAGCCGTTGCGCTGGCTGGTTGCAAAGCTGATTTCCACGCGGCGGGCACCTGTTGCGCAGGAGATTTACGCGCATATCGGGGGAAAATCGCCCTTGCTGGACCTGACGCAGGCCCAGGCGGATGCATTGAAAGTGGCGCTCGATGCAGCGGCACCGGAAGATGAGTTCAAGGTTGTCATTGCCATGCGCTACTGGCATCCGTTTGCCAGCGAAGCAGCGCAGCAGCTCAAGGCGTTTTTGCCCGATGAAATAACCCTGCTGCCGCTCTATCCGCAGTTTTCAACCACCACCACCGGATCATCCGCCCTTGAATGGGAAAAAGTGGCGCGTCAGGCCGGCCTTGGCGACGTGCCGACAAAGACAGTGTGCTGTTATCCGACACAGTCTGATTTTGTGGCGGCCCATGCCGCAATGCTGGCTCCCTATGTTGGTGATGCAAATACGCGGGTTCTTTTTTCAGCCCATGGCCTGCCCAAACGTGTTGTTGAGCGCGGTGACCCTTATCAGTGGCAAATCGAGCAGACCGTTGCTGCAACAGTGGCAGCACTGGGTAAACCCGACCTTGATTATGTTACCTGCTATCAAAGCCGTGTCGGCCCGCTGGAGTGGATCGGGCCTGCTACGGAGGATGAGATTGAGCGCGCGGGAGATGAAGGCAAGTCGCTTGTCGTTGTACCCATAGCGTTCGTGTCAGAGCACTCCGAAACGCTGGTCGAGCTTGATATCGAGTATGGCGAACTGGCGCACAAAGCCGGTGTCCCCTCCTACAAGCGGGTGCCGGCACTGGGGACGGATGCATCTTATGTGAGGGCGCTGACGCAGTCTGTTATGGCGGCCGGGCCGGGCGTTGCGCCTGTTGGTGGCAGGCGCGTGTGCCCGCGCGGTTTCTCAAAGTGCCCCTGCAAAGCGGCCTGA
- the rho gene encoding transcription termination factor Rho, giving the protein MEPVKLADLKAKSPTELLATADEHEVENASALRKQELLFAILKNLAEKEIDIIGEGVLEVLQDGFGFLRSPESNYLPGPDDIYVSPTQIRRFSLRTGDTVEGDIRSPKDGERYFALLKVNSINFEDPDAAKHKVHFDNLTPLYPDERLNMEVEDPTLKDKSARVIDIVAPLGKGQRALIVAPPRTGKTVLLQNIAHSVAANHPECYLIVLLIDERPEEVTDMQRSVKGEVVSSTFDEPAVRHVQVAEMVIEKAKRLVEHGRDVVILLDSITRLGRAYNTVVPSSGKVLTGGVDANALQRPKRFFGAARNIEEGGSLTIISTALIDTGSRMDEVIFEEFKGTGNSEIVLDRKVADKRTFPAMDILKSGTRKEELLVDKKVLQKMYVLRRILNPMGTTDAIEFLLDKLKQTKSNDEFFDSMNT; this is encoded by the coding sequence ATGGAACCCGTTAAACTTGCTGACCTGAAAGCCAAGAGCCCCACTGAGCTGCTGGCCACCGCAGACGAGCACGAAGTGGAAAACGCCAGCGCCCTGCGCAAGCAGGAGCTGTTGTTTGCTATCCTCAAAAACCTCGCTGAAAAAGAAATCGATATTATCGGTGAAGGCGTGTTGGAGGTGCTTCAGGATGGCTTTGGCTTTTTGCGGTCTCCTGAATCAAATTATCTGCCCGGCCCTGACGACATTTATGTCTCGCCGACCCAGATCCGCCGCTTCTCGCTGCGCACAGGTGACACCGTTGAGGGCGACATTCGCAGCCCCAAGGACGGCGAACGCTACTTTGCGCTGCTCAAGGTCAACTCGATCAATTTCGAAGACCCGGATGCCGCCAAGCATAAAGTTCACTTCGACAACCTGACGCCGCTTTATCCTGATGAGCGGCTGAACATGGAAGTGGAAGACCCGACCCTCAAGGACAAGTCGGCCCGCGTGATCGACATTGTGGCGCCGCTCGGCAAGGGGCAACGCGCCCTGATTGTAGCGCCGCCGCGCACCGGTAAGACCGTGTTGCTGCAAAACATTGCGCACTCGGTCGCAGCCAACCATCCCGAATGCTACCTGATTGTGCTGCTGATTGATGAGCGACCCGAAGAAGTGACCGACATGCAGCGCTCGGTAAAAGGCGAGGTTGTGTCCTCCACCTTTGATGAACCGGCCGTGCGCCACGTGCAGGTGGCTGAAATGGTGATCGAGAAGGCCAAGCGCCTGGTGGAACATGGCCGCGACGTTGTGATCCTGCTCGACTCCATCACCCGCCTTGGCCGTGCCTACAACACGGTGGTGCCATCGTCCGGCAAGGTATTGACCGGTGGTGTGGATGCCAATGCGCTGCAGCGTCCCAAGCGCTTTTTTGGTGCGGCCCGCAACATTGAGGAAGGCGGCTCGCTGACCATCATTTCAACGGCGTTGATTGATACCGGCAGCCGGATGGACGAAGTGATCTTTGAAGAGTTCAAGGGTACCGGCAACTCGGAAATCGTTCTGGATCGCAAGGTGGCCGACAAGCGGACGTTCCCGGCGATGGACATTCTCAAGTCCGGCACCCGCAAGGAAGAGCTGCTGGTGGACAAGAAAGTGCTGCAGAAAATGTATGTGCTGCGGCGTATCCTCAACCCGATGGGCACAACGGATGCCATCGAGTTCCTGCTCGACAAGCTCAAGCAGACAAAATCGAACGACGAGTTCTTCGATTCAATGAATACGTAA